A region of Thermococcus barossii DNA encodes the following proteins:
- the tgtA gene encoding tRNA guanosine(15) transglycosylase TgtA, with protein sequence MVEFKFEVKARDAAGRIGKLTVNGKTVETPAIMPVINPKQLIVTPKELKEMGFDMVITNSYIIYKTPELREKALEIGIHQLLDYDGIIEVDSGSFQLMRYGGVDVTNREIIEFQERIGVDIGTFLDIPTPPDAPREKAEEDLRITLERAKEAEGVKNIAMNAAVQGSTYPDLRTYAARKLSEMNFEIHPVGAVVPLMESYRYKDLVDVVIASKLGLRPDRPVHLFGAGHPMIFALAVAMGVDLFDSASYALYAKDDRYLTSEGTKRLEELEYFPCSCPVCSRYTPQELREMPKEERTRLLALHNLWVIREELNRVKQAIKEGTLWELVDERARSHPKMFAAYKRLLEYRDYLERNEPVTKASAFFKVSEESLSWPIVQRARERAERVAKKFPEKVSHPIFGEIPRYLILSYPFAQSEGEEDFTITKPRKNEAKKYVMAIAEYQFGERAGEAFKDAFVELSRKTGMPRQIKAKGRHLATFRAEDGLLTLGIEGAKRLHQILPFPRMRVVVNSDAEPFARKGKNVFAKFVVDADPVIRPYDEVLVVNERDELLATGQTLLSGEELKVFGSGLAVKVRRGVEK encoded by the coding sequence ATGGTCGAGTTTAAGTTTGAGGTAAAGGCGAGAGACGCCGCGGGAAGGATAGGAAAGCTGACCGTTAACGGGAAAACCGTGGAGACCCCCGCCATAATGCCGGTCATCAACCCGAAGCAGCTGATAGTGACGCCGAAGGAACTGAAAGAGATGGGTTTCGATATGGTCATCACGAACTCCTACATAATCTACAAGACGCCTGAGCTGAGAGAGAAGGCGCTTGAGATTGGCATCCACCAATTACTCGACTACGACGGCATCATTGAGGTCGATTCCGGCTCCTTCCAGCTCATGCGCTACGGCGGCGTGGACGTTACAAACAGGGAGATAATCGAGTTCCAGGAGAGGATAGGCGTCGACATAGGCACGTTCCTCGACATTCCAACGCCTCCCGACGCACCGAGGGAGAAGGCCGAGGAGGACCTGAGGATAACCCTCGAGAGGGCGAAGGAGGCCGAGGGGGTCAAGAACATTGCAATGAACGCGGCCGTGCAGGGCTCGACCTACCCCGACCTGAGAACCTACGCCGCGAGAAAGCTCAGCGAGATGAACTTTGAGATACACCCTGTTGGGGCAGTCGTCCCGCTGATGGAGAGCTACCGCTACAAGGACCTCGTTGATGTTGTAATAGCCTCGAAGCTCGGCCTCAGGCCCGACAGGCCGGTTCACCTCTTCGGTGCCGGCCACCCAATGATTTTTGCCCTGGCCGTGGCGATGGGGGTTGACCTCTTCGACTCAGCGAGCTATGCCCTCTACGCCAAGGACGACCGCTACCTGACGTCCGAAGGCACCAAGAGGCTTGAAGAGCTGGAGTACTTCCCCTGCTCCTGTCCGGTTTGTTCTCGCTACACACCCCAGGAGCTCCGCGAGATGCCGAAGGAAGAGAGAACGAGGCTTTTGGCCCTTCACAATCTCTGGGTGATCCGCGAGGAGCTGAACCGGGTGAAACAGGCGATAAAGGAGGGAACGCTCTGGGAGCTCGTGGACGAGAGGGCTAGGAGCCACCCGAAGATGTTCGCCGCCTACAAGCGGTTGCTGGAGTACAGGGACTACCTTGAGAGGAACGAGCCGGTGACCAAGGCGAGTGCCTTCTTCAAGGTGAGTGAAGAATCTTTGAGCTGGCCGATAGTCCAGCGCGCCAGAGAGAGGGCTGAAAGGGTTGCCAAAAAGTTTCCCGAGAAAGTTAGCCACCCCATCTTCGGCGAGATTCCGAGGTATCTAATCCTGAGCTATCCCTTTGCCCAGAGCGAGGGCGAAGAGGATTTTACCATAACCAAGCCAAGGAAGAACGAGGCGAAAAAGTACGTCATGGCCATAGCGGAGTATCAGTTCGGAGAAAGGGCCGGCGAGGCTTTCAAAGATGCCTTCGTCGAGCTTTCAAGGAAGACAGGAATGCCGAGGCAGATAAAGGCCAAGGGCAGGCACCTCGCGACCTTCAGGGCTGAAGATGGCCTCTTAACGCTCGGCATCGAAGGGGCGAAGAGGCTTCACCAGATACTCCCGTTCCCGAGGATGCGTGTGGTGGTGAACTCAGATGCAGAGCCCTTCGCGAGGAAGGGCAAGAACGTTTTCGCCAAGTTCGTGGTCGATGCAGACCCGGTGATAAGGCCCTACGATGAGGTTCTCGTTGTCAACGAGAGGGACGAACTTTTAGCGACGGGACAGACGCTCCTGAGTGGTGAAGAGCTGAAGGTCTTCGGGAGCGGTCTGGCCGTGAAGGTTCGCAGGGGCGTTGAGAAGTAG
- a CDS encoding DUF763 domain-containing protein, producing MRNVADLPLHGGHVPAWLAQRMRKLTRLVLVLAIEEYGTKGLLERLSDPLWFQAFNNVIGMDWDSSGSTTVTAGMIKDALWREELGVKAAGGKGKKSRATPEELKTIAELYELDPEPYVRTSRLVAKVDTVALQTGYQLYHHVFFLDEEGNWAVVQQGMNERERMARRFHWFDAETFTLDPHKAISGLKKEFALNTVSKESREYQKTLLDVVQESPVKIERELESLKAFARGYRPLVYYKPRDVDEVSLLKRYESLGRFELNKRALEFARELSVNNYEEFLLLKGLGPSTLRALSLVLELVYDVHPSWKDPVTHPPDPFKFTYAVGGKDRVPFPIDKPAYDELISFLEELVSRHPEERSLVRNVTRITKNWKFPEEEKRAT from the coding sequence ATGAGAAACGTCGCTGATTTACCCCTCCACGGCGGCCATGTTCCGGCGTGGCTAGCGCAGAGGATGAGGAAACTCACCCGGTTAGTGCTGGTTCTGGCGATTGAGGAGTACGGCACCAAGGGTCTCCTCGAGAGGCTCTCCGACCCGCTGTGGTTCCAGGCCTTCAACAACGTCATTGGAATGGACTGGGACTCCTCCGGCTCGACGACCGTAACGGCGGGCATGATAAAGGACGCCCTCTGGAGGGAGGAGCTGGGCGTCAAGGCAGCTGGGGGCAAGGGGAAGAAGAGCCGCGCCACGCCAGAGGAGCTGAAAACCATAGCCGAACTCTACGAACTCGACCCGGAACCCTACGTGAGGACATCGAGGCTTGTGGCCAAAGTTGACACGGTTGCACTCCAGACCGGCTACCAGCTCTACCACCACGTCTTCTTCCTCGATGAGGAGGGCAACTGGGCGGTGGTACAGCAGGGCATGAACGAGAGGGAGAGGATGGCGAGGCGCTTCCACTGGTTTGACGCCGAAACCTTCACCCTCGACCCTCACAAGGCCATCTCCGGTCTCAAGAAAGAGTTCGCCCTGAACACGGTCTCGAAAGAATCAAGGGAGTATCAGAAGACGCTCCTCGACGTGGTTCAGGAGAGCCCAGTTAAAATAGAGCGCGAGTTGGAGAGCCTGAAAGCGTTCGCGAGAGGCTACCGGCCGCTCGTCTACTACAAGCCCCGCGATGTCGATGAGGTCTCCCTGCTGAAGCGCTACGAGAGCCTCGGAAGGTTTGAGCTGAACAAGCGAGCTTTAGAGTTTGCCCGCGAGCTGAGCGTAAATAACTACGAGGAGTTCCTTCTCCTGAAGGGCCTCGGTCCGAGCACGCTGAGGGCCCTGTCGCTCGTCCTTGAGCTGGTCTACGACGTCCATCCGAGCTGGAAGGACCCGGTCACTCATCCGCCGGACCCGTTCAAGTTCACCTACGCCGTTGGCGGCAAGGATAGGGTACCGTTCCCGATAGACAAGCCCGCATACGACGAGCTTATCTCTTTCCTGGAGGAGCTGGTTTCAAGGCACCCGGAGGAAAGATCCCTCGTCCGGAACGTGACGCGGATAACGAAGAACTGGAAGTTCCCCGAGGAAGAGAAGAGGGCGACCTGA
- the serK gene encoding L-serine kinase SerK: protein MGVEKVPKYDIPTKKVDYVFIELDKMKPHEQLVQKELEAFIESVTGSGIFWKPMLLAKVPGEDTYLIVDGHHRWAGLQKLGAKRAPSVILDYFSDDVKVYTWYPAFKGNLEEVLERLKAEGLEVVEDPNAEEKAERGEIAFALVGEKSFAIPGGLDEQKKVSKVLDEMSVEGKIELIYYGLKEDAREDMAKGEIDYVFIRKAPSKEEVMELVKRGEVYSPKTTRHVLPFNPDKIDVKLEELF from the coding sequence ATGGGAGTTGAAAAGGTTCCGAAGTACGACATCCCCACCAAGAAGGTTGACTACGTTTTTATCGAGCTCGACAAGATGAAGCCCCACGAGCAGCTCGTTCAGAAGGAGCTTGAGGCCTTCATCGAGAGCGTTACCGGTAGCGGAATCTTCTGGAAGCCCATGCTCCTCGCCAAGGTTCCCGGTGAGGACACCTACCTCATCGTTGACGGTCACCACCGCTGGGCCGGCCTCCAGAAGCTCGGCGCCAAGCGCGCCCCGTCGGTCATCCTCGACTACTTCAGCGACGACGTCAAGGTCTACACCTGGTACCCGGCCTTCAAGGGAAACCTTGAGGAGGTTCTTGAGAGGCTCAAGGCCGAGGGGCTTGAGGTTGTGGAGGACCCCAACGCTGAGGAGAAGGCCGAGAGGGGAGAGATAGCCTTTGCCCTCGTCGGCGAGAAGAGCTTTGCCATCCCCGGCGGCCTTGATGAGCAGAAGAAGGTCAGCAAGGTTCTCGACGAGATGAGCGTTGAGGGTAAAATCGAGCTCATCTACTACGGCCTCAAGGAGGACGCCAGAGAGGACATGGCAAAGGGCGAGATTGACTACGTCTTCATCAGGAAGGCGCCGAGCAAGGAAGAGGTCATGGAGCTCGTCAAGCGCGGCGAGGTCTACTCCCCGAAGACCACTAGGCACGTCCTCCCGTTCAACCCGGACAAGATTGACGTCAAGCTTGAGGAGCTGTTCTGA
- a CDS encoding HAD family hydrolase, which translates to MLKGLIFDVDETLVYYEGYDHREWYEKWIMPALMKHGIKLDYETYRKTVTGELPRSYIERFGIDHVEFWKIVDRVNLEYRRWMADRDKITPFPDVEALGELKKMDLKLAAVSNASQECTEFVLELFNLREYFDVVYGKDYSNLDGVKPSPYLVKKALNALGIKPEEAMMVGDSSHDVLAGKRAGMKVVNITRFGKIEGADYYVRDLWELEKLVKEILGSYSP; encoded by the coding sequence ATGCTGAAGGGTCTAATCTTCGATGTTGACGAGACCTTGGTTTACTACGAGGGCTACGATCACAGGGAATGGTACGAGAAGTGGATAATGCCAGCGCTCATGAAGCATGGCATCAAGCTGGATTACGAGACCTACAGAAAGACCGTAACCGGTGAACTTCCGAGGAGCTACATTGAGCGCTTCGGCATAGACCATGTCGAGTTCTGGAAGATCGTGGATAGGGTGAACCTCGAATATCGCAGGTGGATGGCGGATAGGGATAAAATAACCCCGTTTCCAGATGTTGAGGCCTTGGGGGAGCTGAAAAAGATGGATTTGAAGCTCGCCGCGGTGAGCAACGCCTCCCAGGAGTGCACGGAGTTCGTTCTTGAACTGTTCAACCTCAGGGAATACTTCGATGTTGTTTATGGGAAGGACTACTCGAACCTCGACGGTGTCAAGCCCAGCCCGTATCTTGTGAAGAAAGCGCTGAATGCTCTTGGTATTAAGCCCGAGGAAGCGATGATGGTTGGCGACAGCAGTCACGACGTCCTCGCCGGCAAAAGGGCCGGCATGAAGGTCGTCAACATTACCCGTTTCGGAAAAATCGAGGGTGCCGACTACTATGTCAGGGACCTGTGGGAGCTTGAAAAGCTTGTAAAAGAGATTCTGGGGAGTTACTCCCCGTAA
- a CDS encoding oxygen-binding di-iron domain-containing protein, protein MIRNMNIYPLYDDGNHKVYWLGIEEAEDEKGILTNQYLVIDGNEAALVEPGGFFVFSRVLRNVSSVIPPTQIKYLMYSHQDPDVVAGLNLWFEYAPLAKLVISELWVRFIPHMAVLSAGRTIGIPDKGAEFQLGNSKIKAVPSHYLHSPGNFSFYDEKSGILFSTDIGAAAFPEGEWYLFVEDFDEHAQYMEGFHRRYMSSTKALRAWVRSIRKLKPKVIAPQHGAIFQDENVDRFLDWLDGLEVGIDVFEKEFYGE, encoded by the coding sequence ATGATAAGGAACATGAACATCTACCCGCTCTATGATGATGGGAATCACAAGGTTTACTGGCTCGGCATCGAAGAGGCCGAGGACGAGAAGGGGATACTCACCAACCAGTACTTGGTCATAGATGGAAACGAGGCGGCCCTCGTGGAACCCGGCGGGTTCTTTGTGTTTTCAAGGGTTCTGAGGAACGTTTCCTCGGTTATCCCGCCGACTCAGATAAAGTACCTCATGTACTCCCATCAGGACCCGGACGTTGTGGCTGGATTGAACCTCTGGTTTGAGTACGCCCCCCTCGCAAAGCTCGTCATCTCGGAACTCTGGGTCCGCTTCATCCCCCACATGGCCGTTCTGAGTGCCGGCAGAACGATTGGAATACCCGACAAAGGAGCAGAGTTCCAGCTCGGAAACTCCAAGATAAAGGCGGTTCCTTCCCACTACCTCCACAGTCCTGGAAACTTCTCGTTCTACGACGAGAAGAGCGGAATACTCTTCAGCACGGACATAGGGGCGGCTGCCTTTCCAGAGGGTGAATGGTACCTGTTCGTCGAGGATTTTGATGAACATGCACAGTACATGGAGGGCTTCCACAGGCGCTACATGAGCTCAACCAAGGCGCTGAGGGCATGGGTTCGCTCAATCAGGAAGCTGAAGCCGAAGGTCATAGCACCGCAGCACGGGGCGATATTCCAGGACGAGAACGTTGACAGGTTCCTCGACTGGCTCGATGGCCTTGAAGTGGGCATAGACGTCTTTGAGAAGGAATTTTACGGGGAGTAA
- a CDS encoding zinc ribbon domain-containing protein, with translation MEVQCPTCSARFKVPDTVSVVTCPYCGTTFHLETGEEAGEHFFFPPMRKDAGGVLLKFLSRQYGAPADITGAKVTKKELHWVPVYFFYLHGKSRRWSTIEEVRFVGIPAGSPFQGLLKDYPFPIRGKRFFDEAVVRKGRYYEPEMSREEAEAMARKLMESALLSEASQEDKSLGDFEIEVKYQGLVHYPLWEVHYEYGGEGFAGYVDGTDGRVVQAEYPLMSGARKKASLLGAGVLGAGLVFGIAAAGIYGSAWGLIGGLVSAGAGAFGIFRKGAVKRRKVSEVMRLNKGNLYFKPM, from the coding sequence ATGGAGGTTCAGTGTCCAACCTGCTCGGCCAGGTTCAAGGTTCCCGACACGGTGAGCGTGGTAACGTGCCCCTACTGCGGAACCACCTTCCACCTGGAGACCGGGGAAGAGGCCGGCGAGCACTTCTTCTTCCCGCCGATGAGAAAAGACGCCGGTGGTGTTCTGCTCAAGTTCCTCTCAAGGCAGTACGGCGCCCCGGCCGACATAACCGGGGCAAAGGTGACTAAAAAGGAACTCCACTGGGTGCCGGTTTACTTCTTCTACCTTCACGGGAAGAGCAGGCGGTGGTCAACGATAGAGGAAGTCCGCTTTGTGGGAATACCAGCTGGTTCGCCGTTCCAGGGGCTTCTCAAGGACTACCCCTTCCCCATCAGGGGCAAGCGCTTCTTCGACGAGGCAGTGGTCAGGAAGGGCAGGTACTATGAGCCGGAGATGTCGAGGGAAGAGGCGGAGGCTATGGCGAGGAAGCTCATGGAGAGTGCATTGCTGAGCGAGGCTTCGCAGGAGGACAAATCCCTGGGAGACTTTGAGATAGAGGTGAAGTACCAGGGACTCGTTCACTATCCCCTCTGGGAGGTTCACTACGAGTACGGCGGAGAAGGCTTTGCCGGCTACGTCGACGGCACCGACGGGAGGGTCGTTCAGGCAGAGTACCCGCTCATGAGCGGGGCGAGGAAGAAGGCCAGCCTCCTGGGGGCAGGTGTTCTCGGAGCGGGCCTGGTATTTGGCATAGCCGCGGCCGGCATTTACGGGAGTGCCTGGGGCCTCATCGGCGGACTGGTCTCAGCCGGCGCTGGAGCCTTTGGCATATTCCGGAAAGGAGCCGTAAAGAGGAGAAAGGTCAGCGAGGTTATGAGGCTCAACAAGGGCAACCTGTATTTCAAGCCTATGTGA
- a CDS encoding SPFH domain-containing protein — translation MVQVIEWVNPGEDEIIWRYPNEVIKWGAQLIVHEYEVAVFMRDGKIYDVLGPGRHTLTTQNLPLLYKLVGGSNSPFKATVIFVSMKQFQGRYGGETQTRELAPVKYYGVYWFKVADPVLFITEVVGGQSLYDTADVTKFIRAYFNEGMMKHLSAYSIVDLFQNLDMVSTQVKVKLMEDFRRLGLELVDVKIEGVNTTDEWRQRLFWIMQTGNAQYVMQMDTAKQVAAELGKSEGAAIGTGMVVMPQLLQQPAQPAQPAQPYAGGGVPPAGYQQPAQPGAPAQQAGQEICPYCGKQIPAGARFCPYCGHEIKRCPNGHIVPEGAKFCPVCGAKIE, via the coding sequence ATGGTGCAGGTTATAGAGTGGGTAAACCCCGGTGAGGACGAGATAATCTGGCGCTACCCCAACGAGGTCATCAAGTGGGGTGCCCAGCTGATAGTCCACGAGTACGAAGTGGCAGTCTTCATGCGCGACGGCAAGATCTACGACGTTCTCGGCCCCGGAAGGCACACGCTGACGACGCAGAATCTGCCCCTTCTCTACAAGCTCGTCGGCGGTTCAAACAGCCCCTTCAAGGCGACGGTAATTTTCGTCAGCATGAAGCAGTTCCAGGGGCGTTATGGAGGAGAAACGCAGACGAGGGAGCTCGCCCCGGTCAAGTACTATGGAGTATACTGGTTCAAGGTCGCTGACCCCGTTCTCTTCATCACCGAGGTCGTCGGCGGCCAGAGCCTCTACGACACTGCTGACGTCACCAAGTTCATTCGCGCCTACTTCAACGAGGGCATGATGAAGCACCTCTCAGCTTACTCAATCGTCGATCTCTTCCAGAACCTCGACATGGTCAGCACGCAGGTCAAGGTCAAGCTCATGGAGGACTTCCGCAGGCTCGGCCTTGAACTGGTCGATGTGAAGATTGAAGGTGTGAACACGACCGACGAGTGGCGCCAGAGGCTCTTCTGGATAATGCAGACAGGAAACGCCCAGTATGTCATGCAGATGGACACGGCGAAGCAGGTCGCGGCGGAGCTTGGGAAGAGTGAGGGGGCCGCGATAGGCACGGGAATGGTGGTGATGCCCCAGCTCCTTCAGCAGCCGGCTCAACCAGCCCAGCCGGCACAGCCCTACGCCGGTGGGGGCGTTCCGCCTGCAGGATACCAGCAACCGGCACAGCCGGGAGCACCGGCTCAGCAAGCGGGCCAGGAGATATGCCCCTACTGCGGCAAGCAGATTCCAGCCGGAGCGCGCTTCTGCCCCTACTGCGGGCACGAGATCAAGCGCTGCCCCAACGGCCACATAGTCCCGGAGGGGGCGAAGTTCTGTCCCGTCTGCGGGGCGAAAATAGAGTGA
- a CDS encoding M42 family metallopeptidase, which translates to MERAVEILREILEIPSPTGYTKEVLAHIERKLNEAGIRTYYTNKGALIAGNHPEPKLVVAGHVDTLGAMVKGILPDGHLSFTRVGGLLLPAFEGEYCTIVTRSGKKYRGTLLLKNPSVHVNREAGKKERKEENMYIRLDELVEKKEDTEKLGIKPGDFIAFDPKFEYVNGFVKAHFLDDKASVAVMIDLMLDLGAKALEKLQVAFFFSPYEEVGHGGSAGYPPTTEELLVVDMGVVGEGVAGKETAVSIAAKDSSGPYDYEMTTKLIEVAEERSIPHVVDVFPYYGSDGSAALRAGWDFRVALIGPGVHASHGMERTHVKGLLATKELMKAYIEGKFGV; encoded by the coding sequence ATGGAACGGGCGGTCGAGATTCTGAGGGAGATCCTTGAGATACCCTCCCCAACGGGCTATACGAAGGAAGTCCTGGCTCACATAGAGAGAAAGCTCAACGAGGCAGGAATCAGAACGTACTACACCAACAAGGGCGCCCTGATAGCGGGCAACCATCCAGAGCCGAAGCTCGTCGTGGCGGGCCACGTTGATACCCTCGGCGCGATGGTGAAGGGAATCCTGCCCGACGGGCATCTAAGCTTCACCCGCGTCGGCGGACTGCTTTTGCCAGCCTTCGAGGGTGAGTACTGCACGATAGTCACCCGCTCCGGGAAGAAGTACCGTGGAACGCTCCTTCTCAAGAACCCCAGCGTCCACGTGAACAGGGAAGCCGGAAAGAAGGAGCGCAAGGAGGAGAACATGTACATAAGGCTAGACGAGCTTGTCGAGAAGAAGGAAGATACAGAGAAGCTCGGTATTAAACCGGGCGACTTCATAGCCTTTGACCCGAAGTTTGAGTACGTAAATGGCTTCGTCAAGGCCCACTTCCTCGACGACAAGGCGAGCGTGGCTGTTATGATAGACCTTATGCTCGATTTGGGTGCCAAGGCCCTTGAAAAGCTCCAGGTGGCGTTCTTCTTCTCGCCCTACGAGGAGGTCGGGCACGGCGGTTCAGCTGGCTATCCACCCACCACCGAGGAGCTCCTCGTCGTTGACATGGGCGTGGTTGGCGAAGGGGTGGCCGGAAAGGAGACGGCCGTTTCCATAGCAGCCAAAGATTCAAGCGGCCCCTACGACTACGAGATGACGACGAAGCTCATCGAGGTGGCCGAGGAGAGGAGCATACCGCACGTCGTTGATGTCTTCCCCTACTACGGCTCCGACGGTTCAGCGGCTCTGAGGGCCGGCTGGGACTTCAGGGTTGCCCTAATCGGGCCCGGCGTCCACGCCAGCCACGGCATGGAGAGGACGCACGTCAAGGGCCTGCTCGCGACGAAGGAGCTGATGAAGGCTTACATTGAGGGGAAGTTCGGGGTTTGA